In Lactuca sativa cultivar Salinas chromosome 5, Lsat_Salinas_v11, whole genome shotgun sequence, the DNA window GCCAACTCCAGGACCTCCTTTATCCTTTGAACCCAGGATCGCCTTCCAAGCAACCTACTTATTTCGATTCTTTTTCCTCACTGCCTCCCCAAAAGGAACTTTCTTCTCAAACTCTCGAGCGAATCAATGATTGATTTCAAAGATTTAAAAATAGAAAAGTAAAAAGCTACCGAGAACTGATTTGATCAACATCACCTGACCTCCAAAGGAGAGAGTCTTAGCTTTCCAGTCTGAAAATTTGTTCCGAACCCGATCGACGATATACTGCCAATTCCTTTTAAGGGACATGTTAGCACCAACAGGCACTCCAACATATATACTTGAAAGGAAGGGAAAAAGCTTCACAACCAAGGATACGAGCACACCGGACAATTTCATTGTTAAATTTAGACTTATGGAAGTTCACTTTAAGTCTCGATGAAGCATGGAAACATCTCAAAATACGAGTTAAATTAACAAAATTGGAGTTAGACCAACTTCCCATGAACATGGTGTCGTCAGCGTAAAACATACGTGGAATCGAAGGGTTGAAATTTCGAATATTAGCACCCTGAATAAAGACGTTTGGCACGCTGCCTTTATAACCACGTCTAGACCTTCCATTGCAATAAGGAACAAGAAAAGGCGGATAGGATATCATTGCCGAACGACAATTTTTTTCCATGAACTTCTTTAAAACGAAACTATTAATAATTACAGAAGCCGGAGGAGTTAAAAGACAACCTATTCAATtccatgattttgattttttattattttataattccATGATTTTGTCGGCTCATAATAAACttggagtaaattacacgaatggtccctatggtttagataatttgcgtgtttggtccctaacttattttttttaactcggaaggtccttactatttgtttttgttacgcgcttggtccctgttttacctaaaaaccttattttcccttgattttttaatttatttaaataaacacactacCAACCTcatcccctcaccttaccttacccatcccatcatttttctctatttaaatagtagtatttttaggtaagatagggaccaagagCGTAACAAaagcaaacagtagggaccaatggtgtaacaaaaacaaacaatagggactttccaagttaaaaaaataagttaggaatcaaacgcgcaaattatcccaaaccatagggaccattcgtgtaatttactcataaaCTTGCCAATGCCTAAGAAACGTGATataaatagtcataaaataagaactaaaataattaattaaatccgCGATAACGCTAGTCGAAATGTACGTGGATTGATAAACTTGCCACGTGATTGCCATGGACTCCTACAAATCTCCGACTGCACCACCGGACCACCACTCGCACCACCATGTCAATGGCGTCGATTATTTACCGGAAACTTCATCGGCAACCGAACAAGCGACTCAACTACATACAAGTTAGATTGGCATCTGCCGCGACTGGTTTAAGCAGCAATGAAAAGAGTAATCAGAGTAATCGAAAGATTGACAAGTTACTTATTGCAAATAGAGGCGAAATCGCTTGTAGGATTATGAGAACGGCGAAAAGGTTAGGGATACAGACAGTTGCGGTTTACAGCGATGCTGATAGGCATAGTCTTCATGTGAAGTCAGCTGACGAGGCCGTTCGAATCGGTCCGCCGCCGGCTCGATCTAGTTATCTTAACTCCTCTTCCATTATTGAAGCCGCCGTGCGTACGGGTGCTCAGGTACGATCAGCTTAGTGTTTTGTTTActtgtaatttttgtttttagcAATGTGGAGCTTTCTCATATCATGTGATCATGTCAATTGTTAATAAAGAACGAATTTAGTTTTCTGCAGTAACATCTCATATTAACAGTTCCATTAGGACGTTAGTGCCCATGAATCGTCTGAATTCTGTTATATGTAGCTATAGTTTCTTATACTGAGAGCATACTGCTGTTCGAATAAAAGCAACTGATTGTTTGCCCTAATTTGTGTGTTCTAACACTTAATGTTCTGTTGCCTGTACAAGAATTGAAGCCGCTTTAAGGATCATGTTTGTGTAATTACTGGGGTATTCTGTGTCATAGATGACGAGAAAGTTATTTCAAGCAGGAGATACATGTATTTATTTACTTTATGAAGATGATATTAGCGCCATTAGGTTCATTAGCTTGTTGTTTGTTTAGTTTCTACACATTCAAGGACATAATTCAGTGTGGATGTCGTCTTTTGTTAATAGGCTATACATCCAGGTTACGGTTTCTTATCAGAAAATGCAGACTTTGCTCAACTTTGTGAGAATGAGGGATTCACTTTTGTTGGACCTCCTGCATCTGCAATACGTGAAATGGGTGATAAAAGGTAGAAATATCTCCAatttcttggtgtttcttgattATCTTTGTACTTGTTTATCGAAAAGTATCAATGGCATTGAGAAGCAAGAGATTTCCATTTtctacatgtttatatatgtatcaaGACCCATGTCATTTATATTATGGGGCCTATGGTGAGCCCACTAACCATGTCTAAGCTTATCAAAGTCTCTTTATTTCTGTGGGACATACAACAATGCTTCTTAAGGCATATAAGGGATTTTTAAATGGAAGGGATTAAGTACTCACAGAAACCCTCACCGCTGCAACTGTTCTTGTCCAAAGGACAAGCATTTAAGTCTAATAGAGAACAATATTTCAACTGTTGTGGATCGAGTCTAGGGTTTTCTATGGATTCTTTCTTTTATTCAACATTTCAACTCCCCTCATTCAGTGGTTTTATGTGTCCATTAGTGCATCAAAGAGAATCATGGGTGCAGCAGGTGTGCCACTTGTGCCTGGGTATCATGGTCATGAACAAGATATTGATGTCATGAAATCAGAAGCAGATAAGATTGGATACCCTGTTCTTATAAAGCCCACCCATGGAGGTGGAGGAAAGGTATGTGTATCTTCTGCAAAGgggaaaaacaaaaataataagtgTTCAAGATAAAGTATTTATTTTATCTTTGTGTAAACTGATTGTTGTGTTTCAGGGTATGAGGATTGTGGAAAGCCCAAAAGAGTTTGTTGATGCATTCTTAGGAGCACAACGTGAAGCTGCTGCTTCTTTTGGTGTAAACACAATTTTGCTGGAGAAATATATAACAAGACCAAGACATATAGAAGTCCAGGTAATTTTTAATTATGTTAGAGGATACTTTGGAAGTAACTTTATATCTATAAGCTTGATTCTGAATTTCATAATGATAGGTATTTGGGGACAAACAAGGCAATGTTGTATACTTATACGAGAGAGATTGCAGTGTGCAAAGAAGACACCAAAAGATAATTGAAGAAGCTCCAGCTGTAATTCATAAATTTTATACTCATACTTACATTACCTTTTTATTTAATTCCTTCTAAAATTTTAACAAACCTCTTACCTCTGTTCTTCAGCCAGATATCATGAGCGACTTCCGTTCACGTTTAGGTCAAGCTGCTGTATCTGCTGCCAAGGTAATGAAGGAGTCTATAATCTTGTTTTtgccaaaaataataataagatatTTTGAATGGTTTTACTGATATGGAAATTTATATCTGATTATTAAAGGCAGTTGGTTATCACAATGCTGGAACAGTTGAGttcattgttgatactctctctGGTGAATTTTATTTTATGGAGATGAACACTCGTCTTCAGGTACTTCTTTCTTGTAGCTGTGTCATCAGTTTATATTAATCACAGATAGTAGCTAAAGCTAATGAGTAATGAGGGACACTCTTgttcatttattttatattttttcaggTTGAACATCCTGTGACTGAGATGATTGTTGGTCAAGATCTTGTAGAGTGGCAAATCCGTGTTGCTAATGGAGAATCACTTCCCCTTGGTCAATCACAGATTCCTATATCAGGTCTCAATTGGTGCTTTCACTATAGTTTTCTTCTTATATTTTGTTCTTCCATTGCTTTgtcaaaagaccaaaataccctcgatATGTATGTATGCTGATGCTCGCACTTACTTTGAGTCTAGGTTTTCATATAACTTTATATTGCAATTTGTAGGGCATGCCTTTGAAGCCCGGATATATGCTGAAAATGTGGCAAGGGGATTTCTGCCAGCAACAGGAGTTCTTCAGTATTTCCGTCCTGTTCCAGTCTCTGAAACTGGTATGTTTCTGCAATAAAAATTCCCGAAATGCCCTTTCTCTTCAGGAAATATCACAATTTTGTATTTCAGTTCGAGTTGAGACTGGAGTTGAAGAAGGGGACACTGTAAGCATGCATTATGACCCTA includes these proteins:
- the LOC111899091 gene encoding methylcrotonoyl-CoA carboxylase subunit alpha, mitochondrial yields the protein MSMASIIYRKLHRQPNKRLNYIQVRLASAATGLSSNEKSNQSNRKIDKLLIANRGEIACRIMRTAKRLGIQTVAVYSDADRHSLHVKSADEAVRIGPPPARSSYLNSSSIIEAAVRTGAQAIHPGYGFLSENADFAQLCENEGFTFVGPPASAIREMGDKSASKRIMGAAGVPLVPGYHGHEQDIDVMKSEADKIGYPVLIKPTHGGGGKGMRIVESPKEFVDAFLGAQREAAASFGVNTILLEKYITRPRHIEVQVFGDKQGNVVYLYERDCSVQRRHQKIIEEAPAPDIMSDFRSRLGQAAVSAAKAVGYHNAGTVEFIVDTLSGEFYFMEMNTRLQVEHPVTEMIVGQDLVEWQIRVANGESLPLGQSQIPISGHAFEARIYAENVARGFLPATGVLQYFRPVPVSETVRVETGVEEGDTVSMHYDPMIAKLVVWGENRAAALVKLKDSLSKFQVAGLPTNIEFLYKLANHKAFENSELETHFIDHFKDDLFVNPNDSVSAESAYDSAKHSAALVAACICEKEHTLLKKNPPGGLSVWYTHPPFRPNHQATRTIELDWENEYHDNNNSQNLTLSITYLPNGNYLIKTGENGLPDVEVTVTHLGEHDFRVEADGLSKNVNLACYFKDESEHIHIWHGLEHHQFKQKVGIDLLDNLESHQHRNRSHDSGSHPPGTVSAPMAGLVVKVLVKNGMKVEEGQPMLVMEAMKMEHVLKAPTSGLVSGLQVTPGQQVSDNTVLFNVKAV